DNA sequence from the Treponema sp. OMZ 838 genome:
AATATTCGGCGTGACGGTATTGATGAGGCAAAGAAGCAGCAAAAAGACGGTTTGTTGAGCGAGGATGCCTTAAAAGCAGCCGAAGAAAAATTCCAAAAAGCAACGGATGCTCATATCAACGATATTAATAAGCTCCTTGCAGAAAAAGAAAAAGAAATTATGGAAGGTTAATGATAGTGCAGCATATTGCCGTCATTATGGACGGCAACGGGCGATGGGCTCAGCAGCGGGGGTTAGCTCGTACAAAAGGACATCGAGAAGGATTGGAAGCAGCAAAGCGGATTGTCAAAGCTGTTGCCGATTTGCATATACCATACATTACTCTGTATGTGTTTTCGACGGAAAATTGGAAACGCACGGAGGAAGAAGTCGGTTTTTTGATGGGGCTCATTCAACAACATCTCCGTGCGGAGCTCGCCTTTTATGCTGCAAATAATATTAAAGTGAGACATATCGGTGATGCAGCGGCGCTGCCGCGTGCAATTCAAACAGAGATTACCGATATAGTGAAAAAAACGGAACACTACACGGGAACAACGATGCAGCTTGCCATCAACTACGGTGGTAAAGATGAAATTATCCGTGCAATAAAAAAACTGAGCATTGGAGAGCTTGAAACCCTTACGGAAGATTCCTTTGAACAGTTGCTCGACACAGCCGGTGTTCCCCCTGTAGATCTTGTTATTCGTACCGGCGGAGAAAAGCGTTTAAGTAATTTCTTATTATGGCAAACCGCGTATGCCGAATTTTACGGTACGGATGTTTTGTGGCCGGATTTTACGCCTGCCCATCTGATGGAAGCATTGGACGCTTACAGTAAACGTACACGGCGCTTCGGAAGGATCGTATGAAAAAGATTATTGAACGGATAATAATGTTTGTCGTCGGCTTGCCTCTTGTAATCAGTTCGGTATATTTTTTGCCGTATCAACATTTTTTGGTGTTGCATCTCGAAATATTTATTGCTACGGCGCTTTCGATCATAGAAATCCGTACTATGTTTTCCCGAAAAATTGCCGTATACTCGATACCGATTGTTTTATTTGCCGGTATGCTTATTCCCGCGGCTGCATATTTTTTTATACTTGGGCTTTTATCCCGCGTTGGGATGGTTTTGGTTGGTATCGGCGCTCTTTATTTTATATTTTTTGTTGAAACTTTTTATTCTTTTTCAAAACCGTTTGAAAAAAGTATTCAGCGTGTGTGTTCTGCCGTATTTATTGTTTTTTATCCCGGAATTTTGGTCATGTTTCTATCAGCTATGACACGCTGGCCGGACGCTTCTAATATTATCGCAATGTTTTTACTGATGGTTTTTTCCTGTGATTCGCTTGCGTGGCTCTTTGGTATGTTGTTTGGGAAGGGAAACCGTGGCTTTGTACCGGCAAGTCCGAATAAAAGCATCGTAGGTTTTATCGGCGGGGCTGCCGCTGCAACTGCGGTCGGCTTTCTTGCCTTTAAGCTGTTCCCTGCTAACTTTGGGAAGAGTCTCAGCGGCTCTTTGTTAACGGGGTTTTGTACCGGTTTGGCAGCTATAATCGGGGATCTTATCGAATCTATTTTTAAGCGTTCTGCTGAGGTAAAAGATTCCGGAGCGCTCATACTCGGACGTGGCGGAATCCTCGACAGTGTTGATTCTATTTTACTTGCTACGCCGGTATTCTATCTTTGCTATCGATTTTTCATTGGGGTATAAAAGCATCTTTAAAAGTTCGGCATCTCGGAAAATGAACCATCTGTTTTTAGATGCCTCATGATATAGGGCAAAATAATGAAAAAAATAATCGTGCTCGGAGCGAGCGGAACAATCGGACAAAATACTATCGATATTATACGCCGGTTTTCAGACCGTTTTGAACTTGCCGGTGTTTCCGTGCACACCAAGACCGATGTATTGGATGCCTTACGTGCCGAATTTCATTTCAACGATTTTACAGTAACGGATTCTGCCGTTAGTATTTGGTATGATGCAAAGCATCGCAGTCTTGAACGGTTTCTCACCGAAACTCACGCCGATATTGTGGTGAACGGCATCGCGGGCGCAGCAGGGTTACAGGCGTCTCTCATTGCGGTTAAGACACACCGGACACTCGCTCTTGCGAATAAAGAAAGTATTGTGATGGCGGGGCATCTTTTGCAACAAGAAGCCGAAAAGTATCATTCACTCATTATACCGGTAGATTCCGAACATTCAGCCATTTACAGTTTAATACAAGCACACGGGCGGGAGGCTATTGAACGCTTGATTATTACCGCTTCCGGCGGTCCGTTTAGGACATGGACGAAGGAGCGTATTCAAGAGGCGACATTACAGGATGCGCTGAAGCATCCGACATGGACGATGGGCGCTAAGATTACCATCGATTCCGCTTCGCTTGCCAATAAGGCTTTGGAAGTAATCGAAGCGGTGCATCTTTTTGATATTCCTGCCGACCGTATTACCGTTGTGGTGCATCCGTCGAGTATTGTACATTCGATGGTGCAGCTTACCGGCGGTGAAATCTATGCACAGCTTTCTCCGCCCGATATGCGCAATCCTATTTTTGCTGCGCTCAGCTATCCTGAAGAGCCGCCGCCTTATCTTGCACCGCTCGATTTTACCAAGCCTGTAGATCTGCACTTTGAACCGCCGCGGACGGAGGATTTTCCGATGCTATCGCTCGGGTTTACCGCCGCCCGTAAAAAGGCAGGATATCCGATAGCATTCAATGCCGCCAATGAACAGGCGGTCGCGGCGTTCTTGGACGGTAAGCTGCGTTTCGTTCAGCTTGCGGAGATTACCGCACAGGTGATGCAGGAAGATTGGAGCGCCGCGCCGAAGGATATAACGGATGTTATGCGCATCGACGAATCCGCCCGCCGCCGCGCAGACTCCTTGATACAGTTTATTTTAGAAGAGAAGGGAAAACGAATCAGATAAATAAATAAGAATCGCAGAATAAGTGAGTTTATGTCTGGTAAAACAAACTTTTTCGTTAGCCTTTTGAAAATAGTGGTACTGGATACAAGGCGCGAACAAAAATAAAGCGCAGGTGTACTTGTTGTACGTTGAGCATTTATTTTTGTGTAGCAACGAAGTAGACGGTATGCATATTTTCAAAAGGGAAGGTTGAACAACCCTATTTATGCTGCGGGGTGTAAAAAAAATAACCTGATGCGGTTACCCTGCAAAGGACTATATAGATGTTAAAATTTTTGATCGGATTGCCGGTGCTCGGCATTGTCGTATTTATCCATGAGCTGGGGCACTTCATCGCTGCTAAGCTCTGTGGAGTGTCGGTAGAAAGCTTTTCCATCGGCTGGGGGCCGGTACTGCTGCATAAAAAGTTCGGTGCGACCGACTACCGGCTGTCGGCGATTCCCCTCGGCGGCTATTGCGGCATGAAGGGCGAACACGCGTTTAGAGAGGCATACGAAAAAAAACTGCCCAGTGTTCCCAAGGAAGAGGGGAGCCTTTTTGCCGCGCACCCTTTTAAGCGGATACTGATAGCGTTTGCGGGACCCTTTGCCAACCTCTTGCTTGCCGCCGCCGCACTTGCTATGATAAGCGGACTCGGCAGGACATACTACACCACTGATAACCGTATCGTGCCGGTGTACCGCCTCGATTCGAGCGACCAATCGCCTGCGCGGACAGCCGGTCTACAGATAGGCGATCGTATTCTCAAAATCAACGATCAAAAGATAGCGAACTTCGCTGATATTCAGCAGATTATCGCGCTTCATCCCGAAGAATCGCTCACAATGCTTATTGAACGGGGCGGCGAACAGCTCAGTATGACTATACGCCCTGATTTGAATAAAAAGACCGGTGCGGGGCAGGTCGGTATTTACCGTTATGTGCCGCTCGAAGTTGCATCTGTACGGAAAGATTCCGCTGCCGATTTAGCAGGAGTAAAAGCAGGCGACCGTATCACCGGCATTGACGGGACGGCGCTCGATAATCAGATGGCGCTGATATACTTTTTCCGCGACTATACGCAAAAGACCGCGCTTTTTGAGCTTATCCGCAACGGAGAGCGGATTGAGCTGCCGGTAAACCTTGTCCGCACGGAAAACGGCAGTGTCGATCTCGGTTTGAATTGGACCTATATCACCGTAACCGAGAAAGGAACCGATTTTATTACCAGTTTGCGCCAAGGGATAGTGCAAACAGGAGGGCTGATGGCTGTTACGCTGAAAAGCCTCGGGCTTTTGTTTAAAGGGGTGAGTATGACCGAAGCGGTTGCGGGGCCGGTACGAATCAGTTCGATGATCGGCGGTCTTGCAGCAGACGGCTTTAGTGAGAATGTACGGGCGGGCTTTGTGAATATCGCTGAAATTGTTGCGGTAATATGCGTGTCTCTTTTTTTAATGAACCTTTTGCCCATTCCCATTCTAGACGGCGGATTGATCTTTACTGCCTTTGTCGAATGTATCGTCCGCCGGCAAATACCTCCTCGCATTTTATATTACCTACAGTTTGTAGGAGTCGCCTTTATCGCGGTACTTTTTTTCTTTGCGCTCTGGGCGGATATCTTATATATTATGAAATAAGGAAAAAACTATGCAAAAAATTACCTGTAAGTGTGACTGTTCGTTTGATGTGGAATATGAAAAAACAATTGATCTTGATGCCCGTCCCGCAATCAAAGAAGATATAAAGAAAGGCTCTTTTTTGTCTTTTATATGTCCGTCCTGCCATTCAAAAGTCAACATCGAGCTTGAAACGGAATTTGTGTGGAAATCGAAAAAAATAACGCTATTGTTTGTACCCGAAAAGAAGCGTATGGAATGTCTTGCTTTTTGTGCAGGTGCGGTTCGAATTGATGCGGAAAATAATAAAAAATTAAAGACTGAATTTCTGAAGAAAGGACAAACGCCCGTTATCGGTTATCCTGAACTTGCGGATCGGATTGCCGTACTTGATTCCGGCTTGGATCCGGAAATTGTGGAAGCGGTAAAATTCTTTTTGCTGGATAACGGAAAGAATATTAAGGGTAAGCAAATTCAAATCCTGTTTGAAAAACTCCACGATGATACTATTGAATTTCATGTGCATGGCTTACGGGAAAAAGAAGTTGCAGTAATGCGTATTCCTCTGAATCTTTACCGTTCGATTGAAGCGGATCGTAAAGCGAAAAAGCACAAAGAGGTATTTCAAGCCTTATGGCTCGGTCCTTATCTTTCCTATAAGAATATTCATGCTGAAGGAGATGATCATGATACGGCAATTTAAACGATTTTCGTTTTTGTTCCTGTTTATATGTTTCCTTGCAAGTGCAGCAGCTCAGACAACCGGCAATATCGTGACATCTCCAGGAGACTCCGAATCTGCGGTTTTTGAAATCGGACAAACTGCTCCCGATGAACAATCGAAACCTGATCCCTTAGAATCGGATGATACTGCATCTCCTACCGATAAAAACACTTCTGATACCGAAGATTCTCATAACCCTGAGTCAGAGGCTGAATCCGATTCTGATGAAAACATCCCTAATACGCAAAAAAACGGAGTACGGGGGCAAGACCCTTCTTTAAAAAACAGTTTGGAACGGGCACGCATTGCTCATCGATTTGAGGGGGGCGTAACTGCTATTGCCGATTCTTCTGTGACGCGTTCTTTTTTTGCTGCAGGAAAAGACGGTTTTATCACTCGATTTCCGTATGGAACGATGAAGCCCGAAACGTGGCAGGTTTCGGCTATGCCGGTCAAGTGCATAGCTGCACATCCTAAAAAAGCGATGGTTGCCGTCTATGAAACAGACGGTTTCAGCATTCATAAAATTTCTCTGTGGGATTGGCAAACAAAAAAACAGCTGTATGCAAAACGTTTTGCCAGCTCAGTCCTCTCCCTATCGTGGTCGGCGCAAGGGACATATTTGTTTATCGGAACTGCCTCGACGGAAGGTATTACGGTTCTTGATATCAACGGAAATGTAAAAAAAGTGTATCCGCGTCCGCCGGGAATTGTGCTGCTTGCAGCAACGGGGCCGAGTGAAAAAAGCATTGTAACGTATGGGGAAACCGGCAGGCTTGTGTATGCCGATATTGCGAAAAAATCTATTCTTACCCAATACGAGACAGAGGATCGGTTGGAAAGTCCTGAGCTTATTAAGAATTACACGCAGATTATCGGCTATAAAAACGGGAATGTCGTAGTTGTGAAAGCTGCTTCAGGTGAGGTACTGGAAAACTATCCTGCGCATTCGGCGTTGTTTGCAGGGAAAATTACGGATAGCTTACCGGTGTGGATTGAAAAAGGCGATACGCGGCAAACATGGCATTTATCTCAGGGGAATAAGAAATCTCCTGCTTTTAGCCTTCCGTATCCGGCCGCTATTACAGCTGCCAGGCATGTTGACTCGACGGTTGTTATCGGAACCGATGACGGTAGACTATACCGGTTAAAGCAGAATAGTGATGCGGCAATTTCGCTGACGGAGTTGAATATCGACACTTCAATTCAAGTGAGCGATATATGCACAAAGGATTCCAAAATCTATATGCTGAGCGGTTCGACGCTCTATGCCGCTGCTTCTCCGACGGATAAGCCGGAGCCTGTCATCCAATCCGTTTCGGGAGAACGGTGTACGGTATACGGCAACGGGTTTTTATTTTGGTCTGCAGAAAAAAATGTGCCGCTATATTATGCAGAAGAAGGTCAAATACCTGCTATTCTCTACCGCCCGCGGGAACGGCTGAATTCGGTTTCGGTGTATAAAGATACTATCGCGGCGGTGCGGGCATTTAGCGGGCTTGTCTTACTGGATGGTAAAAGCGGTGCGCAGTTATTTACGTATCAAGCTGCCGGATTGCAAGATGCCGTACAGGTTGACGATACCTATGTGCTTATCACTAAAAGTACCGGCGGTATTATCCGCCAGCCGCTCCTTCTTATCGATATTAGGACAGGGGAAACCATTCCGCTTAATATGGACGGAGACATTGCGTTTTCTGCACAGGCAAATAATAAAGTAAAAAATACGTTTTCCTGTTTTCGGTTAAAAACAGAGAAGGCGGCTCAGACCGATTTAATGACCATGAAGATCGATACGGTACATCCCGCCCGCAGCAGTTTTACCGCGGCACTGTCATACGGGGATGAAAACTTACACGCTTCACTCTACGATGACGGATACGCAGTGCTGACCAACCTCGGGAAAAATCAGCTGAGTTATTATGATAAAAGGCGGCGAACGATTCGGCAGCTTCCGCGGGATTACGCCCTTCCTCGTAAAGCGTTGATGACGGATACATACATTGTCAGTGTAAACTATGACGGTTCCCTTTCATGGTTCAACCGCCGGACGATGCAGCTGTTGCAGCATAAAACGCTGAGTGAGGATTGAGGTTAAGAAAGTTGCCCTCTTAACAATTTGCAAACGGCAATCTATACTATCAGTAATGAAAGAATCGAAAAAAAAGCACGATACTTATACTGAAATTCTCAAAAATGCAGAAATAGAGTTTTTACAAAAAGGCTTTGAAAAAGCATCAATGCGTTCCATCGCAGCAATGACGGGAATAACGGCAGGTGCTTTGTACAAACACTTTCCGTCAAAGGCTGCAATTTTTGAAGCGCTCGTGCAGCCGCTCATTGCACAAACGTTAAGTATCGGCACCGATTTTTCCGAAACCGTAGTCGAGCTATTCAAAACAGAAAATGGGGCAGCGATAAAAGAAGTTATACGCACATCGATATGGAATTTGTATAATCTTGTTTATAGCCGCTTTGATGAATTTAAACTGCTGTTTAACCGTGCGACAGGAACAAAATACGAAAATATCCGCCATGAATTTGTAATGGCGGATGTTACAGCATGTAAAAAAGTTATTGATGATTTTAAAAAACATGGAATCAATATCCGGCCTTTAAGCGACGATCAGCTTCATTTGATTTACAGTACTGCCTTAACGCCGTTTTTTGAAATTATCACCCATGAGTATTCTTACGAAAAAGCTCAAGGATTTATCGATATATTAACTGATGTCATGTATTTCTGCTGGAATAAAATTATGCAGCCGGAAATATGATCAAGGTAATGGCCTCAGATTGTTTTAACGGATCCGAAGAATAACTAAATCGCAAATTCAATCATACCTATTGACAATTCCTAGGGGAATCTTATACTGAAATAGTAAA
Encoded proteins:
- a CDS encoding site-2 protease family protein; amino-acid sequence: MLKFLIGLPVLGIVVFIHELGHFIAAKLCGVSVESFSIGWGPVLLHKKFGATDYRLSAIPLGGYCGMKGEHAFREAYEKKLPSVPKEEGSLFAAHPFKRILIAFAGPFANLLLAAAALAMISGLGRTYYTTDNRIVPVYRLDSSDQSPARTAGLQIGDRILKINDQKIANFADIQQIIALHPEESLTMLIERGGEQLSMTIRPDLNKKTGAGQVGIYRYVPLEVASVRKDSAADLAGVKAGDRITGIDGTALDNQMALIYFFRDYTQKTALFELIRNGERIELPVNLVRTENGSVDLGLNWTYITVTEKGTDFITSLRQGIVQTGGLMAVTLKSLGLLFKGVSMTEAVAGPVRISSMIGGLAADGFSENVRAGFVNIAEIVAVICVSLFLMNLLPIPILDGGLIFTAFVECIVRRQIPPRILYYLQFVGVAFIAVLFFFALWADILYIMK
- the dxr gene encoding 1-deoxy-D-xylulose-5-phosphate reductoisomerase — its product is MKKIIVLGASGTIGQNTIDIIRRFSDRFELAGVSVHTKTDVLDALRAEFHFNDFTVTDSAVSIWYDAKHRSLERFLTETHADIVVNGIAGAAGLQASLIAVKTHRTLALANKESIVMAGHLLQQEAEKYHSLIIPVDSEHSAIYSLIQAHGREAIERLIITASGGPFRTWTKERIQEATLQDALKHPTWTMGAKITIDSASLANKALEVIEAVHLFDIPADRITVVVHPSSIVHSMVQLTGGEIYAQLSPPDMRNPIFAALSYPEEPPPYLAPLDFTKPVDLHFEPPRTEDFPMLSLGFTAARKKAGYPIAFNAANEQAVAAFLDGKLRFVQLAEITAQVMQEDWSAAPKDITDVMRIDESARRRADSLIQFILEEKGKRIR
- a CDS encoding WD40 repeat domain-containing protein codes for the protein MIRQFKRFSFLFLFICFLASAAAQTTGNIVTSPGDSESAVFEIGQTAPDEQSKPDPLESDDTASPTDKNTSDTEDSHNPESEAESDSDENIPNTQKNGVRGQDPSLKNSLERARIAHRFEGGVTAIADSSVTRSFFAAGKDGFITRFPYGTMKPETWQVSAMPVKCIAAHPKKAMVAVYETDGFSIHKISLWDWQTKKQLYAKRFASSVLSLSWSAQGTYLFIGTASTEGITVLDINGNVKKVYPRPPGIVLLAATGPSEKSIVTYGETGRLVYADIAKKSILTQYETEDRLESPELIKNYTQIIGYKNGNVVVVKAASGEVLENYPAHSALFAGKITDSLPVWIEKGDTRQTWHLSQGNKKSPAFSLPYPAAITAARHVDSTVVIGTDDGRLYRLKQNSDAAISLTELNIDTSIQVSDICTKDSKIYMLSGSTLYAAASPTDKPEPVIQSVSGERCTVYGNGFLFWSAEKNVPLYYAEEGQIPAILYRPRERLNSVSVYKDTIAAVRAFSGLVLLDGKSGAQLFTYQAAGLQDAVQVDDTYVLITKSTGGIIRQPLLLIDIRTGETIPLNMDGDIAFSAQANNKVKNTFSCFRLKTEKAAQTDLMTMKIDTVHPARSSFTAALSYGDENLHASLYDDGYAVLTNLGKNQLSYYDKRRRTIRQLPRDYALPRKALMTDTYIVSVNYDGSLSWFNRRTMQLLQHKTLSED
- a CDS encoding CpXC domain-containing protein; the protein is MQKITCKCDCSFDVEYEKTIDLDARPAIKEDIKKGSFLSFICPSCHSKVNIELETEFVWKSKKITLLFVPEKKRMECLAFCAGAVRIDAENNKKLKTEFLKKGQTPVIGYPELADRIAVLDSGLDPEIVEAVKFFLLDNGKNIKGKQIQILFEKLHDDTIEFHVHGLREKEVAVMRIPLNLYRSIEADRKAKKHKEVFQALWLGPYLSYKNIHAEGDDHDTAI
- the uppS gene encoding polyprenyl diphosphate synthase, with amino-acid sequence MIVQHIAVIMDGNGRWAQQRGLARTKGHREGLEAAKRIVKAVADLHIPYITLYVFSTENWKRTEEEVGFLMGLIQQHLRAELAFYAANNIKVRHIGDAAALPRAIQTEITDIVKKTEHYTGTTMQLAINYGGKDEIIRAIKKLSIGELETLTEDSFEQLLDTAGVPPVDLVIRTGGEKRLSNFLLWQTAYAEFYGTDVLWPDFTPAHLMEALDAYSKRTRRFGRIV
- a CDS encoding phosphatidate cytidylyltransferase, with protein sequence MKKIIERIIMFVVGLPLVISSVYFLPYQHFLVLHLEIFIATALSIIEIRTMFSRKIAVYSIPIVLFAGMLIPAAAYFFILGLLSRVGMVLVGIGALYFIFFVETFYSFSKPFEKSIQRVCSAVFIVFYPGILVMFLSAMTRWPDASNIIAMFLLMVFSCDSLAWLFGMLFGKGNRGFVPASPNKSIVGFIGGAAAATAVGFLAFKLFPANFGKSLSGSLLTGFCTGLAAIIGDLIESIFKRSAEVKDSGALILGRGGILDSVDSILLATPVFYLCYRFFIGV
- a CDS encoding TetR/AcrR family transcriptional regulator, giving the protein MKESKKKHDTYTEILKNAEIEFLQKGFEKASMRSIAAMTGITAGALYKHFPSKAAIFEALVQPLIAQTLSIGTDFSETVVELFKTENGAAIKEVIRTSIWNLYNLVYSRFDEFKLLFNRATGTKYENIRHEFVMADVTACKKVIDDFKKHGINIRPLSDDQLHLIYSTALTPFFEIITHEYSYEKAQGFIDILTDVMYFCWNKIMQPEI